In Vitis riparia cultivar Riparia Gloire de Montpellier isolate 1030 unplaced genomic scaffold, EGFV_Vit.rip_1.0 scaffold418_pilon_pilon, whole genome shotgun sequence, the genomic window GGGGATCTCTGTCCGCCGGACACAGTGACTGCTATTGGTAAAGTGCGCGAGTGGACTCAAGGAGGGGTTCATTCTCCTGACTGGTCCCTGCTTTTCTTGCTATCTGGTAGCATTGGCGGGCGGCTAGCTGGCTGCTGTACAGGTTGATTTGCCCATCCTTAGTAAGAAAGCTTACCATCTGATGATACGTGGAGGGGATGACTTTCATGCAGTGCAGCCATGTGCGCCCTAAGATAAcattgaagggtgataaatCTTGTACCACCGAAAATTGAACGTTGAGAGTGACTGGGCCAGCTTGGACTGGCAGCACGATGTCTCCCAAGGAAATAGTTGATGCCCCGTTGAATCCGGACAAAATCCTTCCAGGGTTTTCGAGACCAACTAAATTGTGTCCCATGTGGCTTATGACCGATGCTTGCACCAGATCGGCTGAGCTGCCTGAGTCAATTAAGATGCGTCTTACGTCGAACTTGTCCATTCCTAAGGATAGAATGAGGGCATCACGGTGTGGCCGCAATATCCGTGTGGGGTCTACTGGTGGGAAAGTGATTGTTCCGTCTATGGGGCGGGGGCCCTCCCTAGTTATCCCAGGCCGGATGGAGTTGACACGTTCACGCACCATTGCTTCTCACAACAATTTCTGCCTTTTTCGTTTGGAATTGAGCTCCTCATCCGATGGGCCTCCATTGATGTAGTTTATGACGGCTTTGGGAGCAGTTGGAACCGTGGAGGTTCCAGAGttatgattttaggaagcgcCTCTGCCTCCGGCGTCTGAGCGGAGGTATTGCCTCAAGTGTCCTGCCTTTATAAGCCTTTCCACAAAATATTGGAGGCTTCTGTATGTCTCCGTTGTGTGGCCATGCTCCTTGTGGTAGGCGCACTTTTTGTTATGATCCCTTCTGGACGGGTCCGATTCGAGGGGTCTAGGCCACCTGAAATCGGACATGCCTTGGATCATAGGGAGAAACTTTTCATAAGTTATGGAAATGGGTGTAAGGGGTGGCATCTCCAAGCGACTTGGCCCTTCCTGCCTTCGATCTGATGGCCTTGGCCTATCCGGAAGTTTGGCACTTCTTTCTGTACTACCCTTGGACGGTTGTCCGGAAACCAAGACTTGCTGGGTGGCTGCCCGTACATCATCTTCGAGCATTGAGTATTTGTTCGCACGTTGAAACAAGTCATCCATCGTCGTAGGAGGCTTTTTAGCGAGTGACTCAAGAAATGGGGTGCCTGGACAGATGCTTCGCTTGAAGATCTGCAGGACAACGTCCATGCTGCAAGCCTCCACTTGTAGGACAACTTGGCCAAATCGCTTCACGAATTCCCTCAAGGATTCattatccttcatttttatgttttgcagggTGCTGATGTTCTGTTTATGCCGAGCGGAGCATAGGTATTGTCCCACGAAGGCTTCTGAAAGGTCTCTGAAATTATTGACAGAGTTGGGAGGTAGGCGATGGAACCATGAGAGGGCCTGCCCTTGTAAGCTGGCGGGGAATACTTTGCACAGTAGTGGGTCGTTGCCTATATCGAGAGTCATGAGCTgtcgataatgcatgatatggtcgaagGGGTCGCTGGACCCGTCGTATGTGGAGAATTTTGGTACGAGGAATCCCCTTGGGGGCTCGTAATGAATGATATGAGAGTAGA contains:
- the LOC117909836 gene encoding uncharacterized protein LOC117909836: MHARLGPQQPGRPRPPIPSTRGVHHDPTVTPIPQSVPPHHDPLGTLMVQNVPPYQAVRQTGRNPPNEPPIGSISKRLDDMLSTPFYSHIIHYEPPRGFLVPKFSTYDGSSDPFDHIMHYRQLMTLDIGNDPLLCKVFPASLQGQALSWFHRLPPNSVNNFRDLSEAFVGQYLCSARHKQNISTLQNIKMKDNESLREFVKRFGQVVLQVEACSMDVVLQIFKRSICPGTPFLESLAKKPPTTMDDLFQRANKYSMLEDDVRAATQQVLVSGQPSKGSTERSAKLPDRPRPSDRRQEGPSRLEMPPLTPISITYEKFLPMIQGMSDFRWPRPLESDPSRRDHNKKCAYHKEHGHTTETYRSLQYFVERLIKAGHLRQYLRSDAGGRGAS
- the LOC117909835 gene encoding uncharacterized protein LOC117909835 gives rise to the protein MVRERVNSIRPGITREGPRPIDGTITFPPVDPTRILRPHRDALILSLGMDKFDVRRILIDSGSSADLVQASVISHMGHNLVGLENPGRILSGFNGASTISLGDIVLPVQAGPVTLNVQFSVVQDLSPFNVILGRTWLHCMKVIPSTYHQMVSFLTKDGQINLYSSQLAARQCYQIARKAGTSQENEPLLESTRALYQ